The Styela clava chromosome 3, kaStyClav1.hap1.2, whole genome shotgun sequence genome includes the window attgggcctgacatcgtttatgacataacaatgcaattgatctgttcatttctcgcaacgcctgtcttttttggaagtgcatctgcagactgttttaggggttatacgagaactagatgctactttgcatttatTAGTTTCTCGTCTACGATGCCgttgtgaaaacaaaaacttacAGACTTGAAATACAAATCTAGAAATCTGATATAACGATGAGGCAGTGTAAAAGTGGCTTAATGTGGTTGGAAGCTGGTCGAAAATTATAACACTATCAAAGCGGAATTACCTCCAAACActagaaccgtaaaataatttaacgcatcatcctaaacgtttttggtaattcatgtgcgtgttttcgtactctaatatcATAAAACCGAGTGACatgaaaagtccctgatagaaatGCTGCATAagaaagcccaaaactacaccaacatcagcttataagatttgtttcagaagtttcttatagatacaaacgtgaactaaatatctgtgacccactctcttctgttccgcgaaaaaattataatttttgacccattcatcgaaaaaggttcgccatccctgttctatacattcatattttgttttagcgattccctttacaatttccaCGGGATTATACAGACTGACTGTTGTTGGAAGACCTCACCCTAAAGTTACTTATGAAACAGCTCGTGCAAAATGCGAAAATGTTCAATCacgaattttgaaattttcatcggCCACAAATTCAATTATCAAGACCTATTCGGAGTgagtaaatatcaaaaattaatattgataaaGTAAATCTAAATATACTATTTTGGAAAATTCtaaactatttatgtaatttagtCGTTTCAGAACTGATGACAAGCTCTGGATGAATCCTAATTCAGATTCTGGTTCTATTTGCTATTCTCTATCATTGAAAGATTTCAATTCGAGAGCCACATATTGTTATGAGCAGCACTATTACATCTGTGAACAAGGTAGAACTAATTATATGAAACTTGATTCGAGTTTTTGTTTCCAAATAATATGTTTTAATTAATCTAGAAGTTTACTCTACCATGCCCTTTCCACCGAAGCTCAATGAATTacaatttatatcaaatatattttggtacttaaatttatatttcataaacttctttaaaaattactttattgaaaataaaattccaggtaatcatttatttgtatttattgaaaatttttcagtTAAAACGAAAGATATGCAACTATCATTATCGAACTTCATTGTTGATTCGAATACTGGCACGAAAGAAATAACGTGCATGGCATCCGGGTTTCCACTACCGACTGTTAAATGGATGAAAGGGAACATTGTAATAACTTCAACACCCTTGAACTATCATTCCAAAGTAGGACAAAAATTAGTGTTCAATCTAAAACAATTGACAATTGCAGACGAGGGACAATACAAATGTTTTGCATCAAATACAGTTGGGAAAACATTTTACGAGTTTACACGAACCCTTCATGTAAAAGGTGAGAAGATGTATACAGTATGCcacatatataaataaaatttagtaaTAAACCAAAAAATTGCCATTGTAGAGTAGGAAGGAGAAATTCTTTTGGTATCACTTAActattcaattcaattattaTAAAAGTTGAGAATAGGAAAAATGTTCTGcatagaaaaaatatataaacaatattaGTTTGTTCAAAGGGCACAAGGAACCATTTATTCGTTCGTTATTGCTCAACTACTTTTTCATAATGAAATGTGTAATGCTGATATGTGTTAAAAGATATACAAACATTTAACAGTTCTGGTGAATAcaggttaaaacatattttcagttCCAAGTCAACCATCAATCACAAATATTATATCGTCGCCATGCAATTCCAATTTATTGGTCACTTGGAAACCACATGTCTGCGGAGTTGGAATTGAACACAGGTATCTGTCTGCATAGCGGCGCAAAATACGTTACCATCGCGTAAACTCACgaataaaacaaactaaatcTGAATAGCGTTGAAATTTGTCTGACATGGTAATTGCTAAATTTGCAGTATGTTTTTGGAAATTcgaatttttaatgtttgtttcaagtgtttgtaaataattttgatacgtTTAGTTGTTGTCAATTGGTTTTAAATCGTCAATGCttattggatctccgctctagggaGCCTTATGGTTGAAAATTCCAATAGGAGTTTCGCTGTTATTGTCCTACCGGATTGTTGTTTCGTTTTCATGGCATCAATAAAAAAACGCGACGATCGTTGGAAAATTTTtagtatttgttttaaatttgttgctattcattggtaaactatctttaaatttaaaattccgCGCAGAAGTAAATACGTATTCGCGTAAGACATTGTTCATTATCATTCATAAACAGTGAAAGACTTGGGAATTTCAGTGAACTTGATTGAATATTATACACAACACAGCTCTCACCCAAGAATACCTGGGATACGCGCGGAACTAAAATGAATTGACAGTTTCGGTATCCCGTATTTCCGTTCACTGTCGTTACGCAGTACGCTGTCGTTATAGGTGCAATATTGCGTGATTGGGACGTTTGATGATACGCGAGCTGCTTCATGTATCGTTATATCATAGATTTCAGATTATGGATCCGATCAACAGCAACAATTATAAAGTTTTCCTAACGACGCCGAATAATGTCTCCATGACGTCCTACGTGACTGGTTTGCAACCGTCAACATCTTATATTATTAAGGTAATTTATTGGAATATAggatttataaatttcaaatggGTGAAATCTCTTTGTTACAAACGCCTATGGCTGtatgaaaataaacaatttgaGAATATCCGACTCTAAACTTTTAGATTGAGCCATGCTTAACAACCCCATCAACTTGCTTCAGCCATTATGCAACAATCACAAATGCAACCACTGGAGGTCTACCCGGTCCTGTTACAAACCCAAGTCTGACGATGACTTATGATGGTTCTTGCAATGTATCTTGGTCAACAGAGACGAATCCGGAATATATATCCGGGTTCAAGGTTCGTATACTGTGAACTGACGACGTGAATGAGTATTTGGCaagacaattttttatttcttcctGTTCAAACGTGGATACTATCATGTGACATAGAAACCCCATTTGATCATTTAGATTTTAAAGTGGTTCAAGTTGATTTAGTTTAATTTAATTGCTTCAGCATATACAACTCTTTGAAATTGAACTCTATCTTTAGGACTATGGTTGATGCCGAAAAATAGAGAATAATGTTAcgtaaattataaaaacaattataCCTGGAAACTGATCATTTTATTTAAGCCTGCTATCAACTCAACAAAGGCCATAGTATCGTCATACTATAAAGATGATttcgaaataaatgaattatttcTACCATTTGAGAAAACTTCATATGTTCTTGCAAAGATTTTCAATAGAAAATACAATGTCTCTATTCAAGCTAAAACTTGTACAGGGTTTGGACCAGGGTCAGAGGCGGTGGGGGAATGTGTTACTGATACTAATGGTAATTCCGAATTTTCCTTAGTTATTCTACGTTTCAGGCTTTCGTAATTTGATATCACaatgaaatataattatttcCGATTATGTATACTATACAGcatatacacaatatatatcgtcacgctaataaccgaattgcgtaagtcatttttagcagttttgagaaaaacgtaaaaatcttcctaatgatattgttatgccattgagagtcaataatttgccatggttcaattttttgatcgtagccggatttaaagttaatttgtatgacgcagttaagtggcGTCATAATgtcgcactgtgacttaggcagaaatgcgtctatgacttggggacatacgcaattttgcaactttactatatacaccggtcctgaaaactaaacattccagaaacgaatgtaattctcagtatctacaatgtctaatccccaaaatagctaatcagttttatttacatctatttttggtttgaaaatatatatttcatcaatttaacacgttctgcacacccaccgaaataagactaagattaaatataaagaataaaacagcaatgcacccaataagAAAGGTAACCAAGGTGAATTGAattcggacagtgaatatcataagtgcacgtcttcctatactgtagtataaattcaaattaatacgcgctaagctagaatccgagatgcaaaaactcgaaaatacttgcCGCGGTTATTTtgtctttgtgacgtcacaatagtcctgcggtaccaatgataattcattatgacgaaacaattgtaCAGATGTATATGTCATACtgaatctccatttttatgggtttcggaattcttaaaataaaatctgaggtAACAGACAGTTGCGCAGCaatacataaatacctattttttaaaaaactcaaaatcgccaaaaatgacttatgCAAATCGGTTATTAGTGTGACGATATCTTTATTGCATTTCCGCTTAGATTTAACTTGCAATTGCCGGCCAGATGCAATTTTATCAAATACGTAGATTACGTTGTAAAAATAATACCACACTCGAATAGTCTAGGCCAGGGTATTATCTCTTTATTTGAACGCAAAACGCATATGCTTACTGTATAtgctataaataaaataaaaaaattatgtaatttaCAGCATCATCCAACATTCAGGCACCAACTGCCAGAGATAAAATGACTAATTATGAAATTATGGGATTTTCTTGTTAGcaacacaaaaacatttttgtcgGTGATATATATAACTAACCTCATACATCTAGACATAGACACACAACCtcaaacacacacaaaaaaaaagttttttcctGTAAACAACGAATTAAATAACTCTCACgatgtcaaaattttatttatatttacatttatgtGGAAGatgtgaaatttcaatttttttgcataatttgtTAAGAAGCAACCCTCAACTAACTGGTCAAATGTTCATCGGTCAATTGCCTTCTTCTTCTGCCTTTGGTGAGCttcattttgaagaaaaattatcTTATAGTAATGATGGCACCGAGCGaaacggcgaaagatttaacgaAGCGACAAAAGCCGTGTGTGCATTTTTCACTGACAAGGGTCACACTAGATGACATGTCAGGCCATGTTGTGGCCCGcaggccgcctgttgcacagcCCTGATTAATACCAATATTTTGGGGAATCAAAATCTGAATATTCAATCATAGTATGAAAAGTATGCtactaatttttgtatttcattgCAAATGACAAAAGTGTAAAATATCGATTGAGTGTATATTTGATTTTCAATGAATACTTATATAATACTTATACAAtacttatataaaaataaagtcAATATAAAATGTTCCTATTAACGCTTTTTATGTTTACAGTATCATCTATTCTACGAGCACCTACAACCGAAGAAAAGATAACTGACAATGGAACTTTAGCGATTTCAATTAACGTTCCAGATGAAACCAATGGCCCTGTGAGGTATCTAGCTTATCCTAAATGTTTTCCTAGTCAAAACAAATGTAAGTTTTGAACAATTCTAAAAATTAATCTTCACGAAAAAGCAACGCTATAtttctaaaaattaaaatgataaatcatatatattttatttatttatttattgctcgTAGTTTTACACTGGACATATTGATCTTTGTCAAGAATTACATTCTTCTTAATTTAATCATTTTGACTTTTATCTCTTATATATTACAGTTGTTTATTCATCATTGTTCACGGCAATATAGAAGCTAAATTTCTATCTTTAATCGAAAAATCACGTATGGCCGAACTGAGTTCTGGAAGACTGCAAGATGAATACATTGCAATTGCTCTAAATAGAAACAGGTTTGTCTAACTAACACAATTTATCAAGTAGACTATCAATATTGCGCAGGTTGCATTGTTTATTGGCGTAACTAATAATTTCCTGAATATATTGTTTATCACTGTTATAAGGAATGACTAAGTGGTCTTATGCGTAATAATTAATATATGGCATATTCTGCATAAATGTAAATTAATTGATTTTTGTTCTTTATGTATAGCTAAAACAGAGTAAAATTAttcaataacatatatattcgaGACCTATTCTTCACCTTCCTATAAATTTGCTTTGTTCATGACTGACTTCATGGTGATTTGTGATTAACATTAATGTAGTTAAATTAAAAACTATTCACGCACTGTACCAAGGtattgatataaatataatcattttttttgcttttgaagCATTAGGTCAAATCTTTCTACCATCAATCTTATTCTTGGAAACAAAAAGAACACCACATGCGACGCCAGTAAACCAAATCATCAACAACAAACAAACAGCTCTGACAATGTATATGAAGCATACAACAAAAGATTATCAAATTCGCAAACTTACAAGTGAGATAAACTGCGGCAGTTAGCAATTAATTGATTGTctaatttttctgttttaatttatgatcataaaaacaatatttctgaTATCAGccattgattgattgaatatattatGAGAATGCTGTCAGTTTGTAACTTATTGAGAAACCGCATAGATCTATTTTATTTTGCAGAATATTTCTTGTAACGGCAACACCGAGTAAAGACACAGTTCTATTCAAAGTCAGTGATGAACTTTTAATCGAAAAAATTGTTCCAGATACCAATCAAAgtaaatttgcaattttcaatatttaatctGTTTCGCACATTAACGTTCTTTAATTAGATTACAACACAAATTGTGACACAATAGATTCAcagtgacaaatttttttttgtaaccgTTTAAACCGCCTTAAATTGAGGTTTGGATGATAGAGGAATGACATTTTGGTAAAAGTTAATCCTGGTCTTATTCCAAAGtacaaaatacataataaatttTTACAGCTAGACGATTCATTCTAAAAGCTTcggcaatttttttcaattcttcaaaTTTTATGCATTACTCGGTCATTACTCAACGGCTACGTTTTACATTCATTTCCATACAGATATCATCTTAGCAGTAGTAGTTGGAGGAATACTTGCTATTCTGTTTGCTTTTGGGTCTGTATATTA containing:
- the LOC144420779 gene encoding uncharacterized protein LOC144420779: MSIWQDNFLFLPVQTWILSCDIETPFDHLDFKVVQPAINSTKAIVSSYYKDDFEINELFLPFEKTSYVLAKIFNRKYNVSIQAKTCTGFGPGSEAVGECVTDTNVSSILRAPTTEEKITDNGTLAISINVPDETNGPVSCLFIIVHGNIEAKFLSLIEKSRMAELSSGRLQDEYIAIALNRNSIRSNLSTINLILGNKKNTTCDASKPNHQQQTNSSDNVYEAYNKRLSNSQTYKIFLVTATPSKDTVLFKVSDELLIEKIVPDTNQNIILAVVVGGILAILFAFGSVYYVRHRNNQKKCKTPETISSISMNVSKKEKTEYVSAGTTDTQHHLNASINTYETIADNGYEEISNRPEWNPYDIAVSQYETVL